Proteins encoded within one genomic window of Prauserella marina:
- a CDS encoding FAD-dependent monooxygenase, translated as MGNDRVRVAIVGGGIGGLAAANALARRDVEVTVYEQAAELGEVGAGVLITPNSVRQLDRMGLGDVMTRLGGRIGDGSRYCRPDGATVGPIRTSDTAGVHGVYGMHRADLLGALAEGLPSGVVRTGHRCTGFEQNEDGALLRFGDGETAEADVVVAADGIHSVLQSHVVDPAAPVYSGHVAYRGLIASRLVPEWPRDAHLVWMGQQQHFMVYPVRGGELLNYVGFLPSAEVAEETWSGKGDPDALRAAFAGWDPLVERLLARVETTYWWGLYDREPLTAWTNGRLTLLGDAAHPMLPHLGQGANQAIEDGVALAVLLAGKSRRDVRGALRSYEEFRRPRTAKVQEGARANGRRYDSQYEDLRQRDAEIASSGELRAWLYDHDVELRAGEFASA; from the coding sequence ATGGGGAACGACCGGGTGCGGGTGGCGATCGTCGGCGGCGGAATCGGTGGCCTCGCGGCCGCCAACGCGCTGGCAAGGCGCGACGTCGAGGTCACCGTCTACGAGCAGGCCGCGGAACTGGGCGAGGTCGGGGCGGGCGTGCTGATCACCCCCAACAGCGTGCGGCAGCTCGACAGGATGGGGCTTGGCGACGTCATGACCCGGCTCGGCGGCCGGATCGGTGACGGCTCGCGCTATTGCAGGCCCGACGGTGCCACCGTCGGCCCGATCCGGACCAGCGACACCGCCGGTGTCCACGGTGTGTACGGCATGCACCGCGCCGACTTGCTCGGCGCGCTCGCCGAGGGGCTGCCCTCCGGCGTGGTCCGCACGGGGCACCGCTGCACCGGCTTCGAGCAGAACGAGGACGGCGCGCTGCTGCGCTTCGGCGACGGCGAGACGGCGGAGGCCGACGTCGTGGTCGCCGCCGACGGCATCCACTCCGTGTTGCAGAGCCACGTCGTCGACCCCGCCGCGCCGGTGTACTCGGGCCACGTCGCCTACCGCGGCCTGATCGCCTCCCGGCTCGTACCGGAATGGCCCCGCGACGCGCATCTGGTGTGGATGGGCCAGCAGCAGCACTTCATGGTCTACCCGGTACGCGGTGGCGAGCTGCTGAACTACGTCGGCTTCCTGCCCAGCGCCGAGGTCGCCGAGGAGACCTGGTCCGGCAAGGGCGACCCGGACGCGCTGCGCGCGGCGTTCGCGGGCTGGGACCCGCTCGTCGAGCGCCTGCTCGCACGCGTCGAGACCACCTATTGGTGGGGGCTCTACGACAGGGAACCGCTCACGGCGTGGACGAACGGCAGGCTGACACTGCTCGGCGACGCCGCGCATCCGATGCTGCCTCACCTCGGGCAAGGCGCCAACCAGGCCATCGAGGACGGCGTCGCGCTGGCGGTGCTGCTCGCGGGCAAGAGCAGGCGGGACGTGCGGGGCGCGCTGCGCTCCTACGAGGAATTCCGCAGGCCCCGCACGGCGAAGGTCCAGGAGGGCGCCCGCGCCAACGGCCGCAGGTACGACTCGCAGTACGAGGATCTTCGCCAGCGTGACGCCGAGATCGCGTCGTCGGGGGAGTTGCGCGCGTGGCTGTACGACCACGACGTCGAACTGCGCGCGGGTGAGTTCGCGAGCGCTTGA
- a CDS encoding bile acid:sodium symporter family protein → MSTTAPKRRASRGLKLASYAALVLGALIPLGTSGFTGMPLSEHPAALVGNIALWIAGLVLAYRAFVVDKDFPAERKTWQRICFFITTGSATLLMLGMTFGFTYHPSIGTSFFGTNFTTVLMITLVVMGVQITLADWKAVVKDAKVVSLVVLVRWLVMPLTGYCVSFLVFQLFLSPEIAGSLAIGMMLLCTSPPGAASNSLTLISKGDLALSVSATTINVLIAPFLQPLLIKLFVGGTANVDTAGMFIDLVGFVLAPVVLASVFGALFPRFVVKIKPVLGPLAVVSLACVLMGTISKGAETILANLNVLPYVLVACVIQGLAGLTLGYYLPKYLGFTREQRIASSFEVGVENAAIAPALAATYFNPLAIVPAIVYGKTQNILAVTIFVRKFQRENEAKEKAENMEKTGEVSVSAES, encoded by the coding sequence ATGAGCACCACGGCACCGAAGCGGCGCGCGTCGAGGGGACTCAAGCTCGCCTCCTACGCCGCGCTCGTTCTCGGCGCGCTGATCCCCTTGGGCACGTCGGGGTTCACCGGGATGCCGCTGTCCGAACACCCCGCAGCCCTCGTCGGCAACATCGCGCTGTGGATCGCGGGACTCGTGCTGGCCTACCGCGCGTTCGTGGTCGACAAAGACTTCCCCGCCGAGCGCAAGACCTGGCAGCGGATCTGTTTCTTCATCACGACCGGCTCGGCGACCCTGCTCATGCTGGGGATGACGTTCGGGTTCACCTATCACCCGAGCATCGGGACCTCGTTCTTCGGCACCAACTTCACGACCGTCCTGATGATCACGCTCGTCGTGATGGGCGTGCAGATCACGCTCGCCGACTGGAAGGCCGTCGTCAAGGACGCCAAAGTGGTCTCGCTCGTCGTGCTCGTTCGCTGGCTGGTCATGCCGCTGACCGGCTACTGCGTGTCGTTTCTCGTGTTCCAGCTCTTCCTTTCCCCCGAGATCGCGGGCAGCCTCGCGATCGGGATGATGCTGCTGTGCACGTCGCCACCGGGCGCCGCGTCCAACAGCCTCACCCTCATCAGCAAGGGCGACCTCGCGCTTTCGGTCTCGGCGACCACCATCAACGTGCTCATCGCGCCGTTCCTGCAGCCACTGCTCATCAAGCTGTTCGTCGGCGGGACAGCCAACGTCGACACCGCCGGCATGTTCATCGACCTCGTCGGATTCGTGCTCGCCCCGGTCGTGCTGGCCAGCGTCTTCGGCGCGCTCTTCCCCCGGTTCGTCGTCAAGATCAAGCCCGTGCTCGGCCCGCTGGCCGTCGTCTCGCTCGCCTGTGTGCTCATGGGCACGATCTCCAAGGGCGCGGAGACCATTCTCGCCAACCTCAACGTGCTGCCCTACGTGCTCGTCGCCTGCGTCATCCAGGGCCTCGCGGGACTCACCCTCGGCTACTACCTGCCGAAGTACCTCGGCTTCACCCGCGAGCAGCGCATCGCGTCGAGTTTCGAAGTGGGCGTCGAGAACGCCGCCATCGCTCCCGCGCTCGCCGCGACGTACTTCAACCCGCTGGCCATCGTGCCCGCGATCGTCTACGGCAAAACGCAGAACATCCTGGCCGTCACCATCTTCGTCCGCAAGTTCCAGCGCGAGAACGAGGCCAAGGAGAAGGCGGAGAACATGGAGAAGACAGGCGAGGTCTCGGTGTCTGCCGAATCGTGA
- a CDS encoding IclR family transcriptional regulator domain-containing protein has translation MATTRAGGTDQEAKGGRQPEGMAGLAKGLAIVEAFTAHRSQLTVTDAAKATGITPAAARRCLLTLRELGYLQQDGGYFRPTPRMMRLGAAYLEAAGLPSLAQPFVLAARDELTESVSVAVYEDGSALIVARAEVQRIVNTGVRLGAQMPAYASASGRVLLTGLSEAELESYLESCTPVRTTPNTLMTIPEIRSRIELARVEGVAFTNEELELGVRSMAVPVTDSSGAVRAAMTASTFTARASIDEMRGKFLPVLRRQAEGLSRML, from the coding sequence GTGGCGACAACACGAGCGGGCGGAACGGATCAGGAAGCCAAGGGTGGCAGGCAGCCGGAGGGGATGGCGGGACTGGCGAAAGGTCTCGCCATCGTCGAAGCGTTCACGGCGCATCGTTCCCAGTTGACGGTGACCGACGCGGCCAAGGCCACCGGGATCACCCCGGCCGCCGCCCGTCGTTGCCTGCTGACCCTGCGCGAACTCGGTTACCTCCAGCAGGACGGCGGGTACTTCCGGCCGACCCCGCGCATGATGCGGCTCGGCGCCGCGTACCTGGAGGCGGCGGGGCTGCCCTCGCTGGCCCAGCCGTTCGTGCTCGCGGCCCGCGACGAGCTCACCGAGTCGGTCTCCGTGGCCGTGTACGAGGACGGTTCGGCGTTGATCGTGGCGAGGGCGGAGGTGCAGCGCATCGTCAACACCGGCGTCCGGCTCGGCGCGCAGATGCCCGCCTACGCGTCGGCCTCGGGGCGAGTGCTGCTCACCGGCCTCTCCGAGGCGGAACTGGAGTCATACCTCGAATCCTGCACGCCGGTGCGCACCACCCCGAACACGCTGATGACGATCCCGGAGATCCGCAGCCGGATCGAACTGGCCCGCGTCGAGGGCGTCGCGTTCACCAACGAGGAACTGGAACTGGGTGTGCGGTCGATGGCCGTCCCGGTGACCGACTCCTCCGGTGCCGTCCGCGCGGCCATGACGGCGAGTACCTTCACCGCGCGAGCCTCGATCGACGAGATGCGCGGCAAGTTCCTGCCCGTGCTGCGACGTCAGGCCGAGGGACTGAGCCGGATGCTCTGA
- a CDS encoding AfsR/SARP family transcriptional regulator, with protein MLFQVLGPIRIARHGDAVAPPGRLRQTLLGVLLARANEQVSVGALAEALWGRAHDDKAVGRLHVQVHRLRLLLDDASRLVYGPAGYLLRIHEGELDADRFTTLVAEAEALADPERRAGALRAALRLWRGLPYEGIDTDLVAEESARLSDLRLAAMEDRFEAELACGRSATVTAELADAVSRHPLRERFPALLMTALSRGGRQAEALRVFRDARRRLIDEVGIEPGPELCSLHARILAGESGPSHVPGPARREAPAQLPPNARGFTGRDKEIAALDRLADVTASSAEQAEAASIVAIVGTAGVGKTALAVRWGRRERGRFADGQLYVDLCGYGPAKPVPPEDVLTGFLLALGEERDRLPRRLPELAARFRTLVEGRRMLLLLDNAHTADQVRPLLPGTSSVFVLITSRDALTGLGVRDGAHRLGLDRLSTAEAGELLRVLTGDSPRGHLAPRVTAALIERCARLPLALRIAAELMRERHSATVADLVAELATDQAACGVLDALAVGDDEQASVRAVFSWSYRRLPADAALIFRMCGLHPGRLVCVLTLAALSGAPKSVVERCFDELASAHLVDRAPAPGSYRMHDLLRAYTTELAHDRHSAEERRAARARLIDYYLCAATAAMNVLDPDPVVPRPQPPSDDYALPALPDRETALWWLDHERPNLVALARFAAADDQPHVPVLLSGILAGYLRSYPEDANTVHELARAAASRQHRPALLSRSGHGAP; from the coding sequence GTGTTGTTCCAAGTCCTCGGGCCCATCCGGATCGCGCGACACGGCGACGCCGTGGCACCGCCGGGACGGCTGCGGCAAACACTGTTGGGCGTGCTGCTCGCCCGCGCCAACGAGCAAGTGTCGGTCGGCGCGCTTGCCGAAGCCCTCTGGGGCCGCGCGCACGACGACAAAGCGGTCGGCAGGCTGCACGTGCAGGTCCACCGGCTGCGGCTGCTGCTCGACGACGCGAGCCGCCTGGTGTACGGGCCGGCTGGTTACCTGTTGCGGATCCACGAGGGTGAACTGGACGCCGACCGGTTCACCACTCTCGTCGCGGAGGCCGAGGCCCTCGCCGATCCCGAGCGCAGAGCCGGGGCCCTGCGGGCCGCGTTGCGGCTGTGGCGCGGGCTGCCCTACGAGGGCATCGACACGGACCTGGTCGCCGAGGAGTCGGCGAGGTTGTCCGACCTCCGGCTCGCCGCCATGGAGGACAGGTTCGAGGCCGAACTGGCTTGCGGGCGCAGCGCGACGGTGACGGCGGAACTTGCCGACGCGGTGTCGAGACATCCCTTGCGCGAGCGGTTTCCCGCGCTGCTCATGACGGCGCTGAGCAGAGGGGGAAGGCAGGCCGAGGCGCTGCGGGTCTTCCGCGACGCTCGCCGCAGGCTGATCGACGAGGTGGGCATCGAACCGGGCCCCGAACTGTGTTCCCTGCACGCGCGGATCCTCGCCGGAGAAAGCGGGCCGTCGCACGTGCCCGGCCCCGCCAGACGAGAGGCACCAGCGCAACTGCCGCCGAACGCGCGCGGATTCACCGGCAGGGACAAGGAAATCGCGGCTCTCGACCGGCTGGCCGACGTGACGGCGAGCTCGGCCGAGCAGGCCGAGGCCGCGTCGATCGTGGCCATCGTCGGTACGGCGGGGGTCGGCAAGACGGCGCTCGCCGTGCGATGGGGACGGCGCGAACGCGGCCGGTTCGCCGACGGTCAGCTCTACGTCGACCTCTGCGGTTACGGGCCGGCTAAACCGGTTCCGCCGGAGGATGTGCTGACCGGCTTCCTGCTGGCGCTGGGGGAAGAGCGCGATCGGCTGCCTCGGCGCCTGCCCGAACTCGCCGCCAGATTCCGCACCCTGGTCGAAGGAAGGCGGATGCTGTTGTTGCTGGACAACGCGCACACCGCCGACCAGGTGCGGCCACTGCTGCCGGGAACGTCGTCGGTGTTCGTATTGATCACCAGCAGGGACGCACTCACCGGCCTCGGGGTCAGAGACGGCGCGCACCGGCTCGGTCTCGACCGGCTGTCCACGGCGGAGGCAGGCGAGCTGCTACGGGTGCTGACCGGCGACTCGCCCCGCGGCCACCTGGCTCCGCGCGTCACCGCCGCGTTGATCGAGCGGTGCGCCCGGTTGCCGCTTGCCCTGCGGATCGCGGCGGAACTGATGCGCGAACGGCACAGTGCGACGGTGGCCGACCTGGTCGCGGAACTCGCGACGGACCAGGCCGCCTGCGGCGTGCTCGACGCGCTGGCCGTCGGCGACGACGAGCAGGCATCGGTGCGCGCGGTGTTCTCGTGGTCCTACCGCAGGCTGCCCGCCGACGCGGCGCTGATCTTCCGGATGTGCGGTCTCCACCCCGGCAGGCTCGTGTGCGTCCTGACGCTCGCCGCGCTCTCCGGCGCACCGAAATCGGTCGTGGAGCGCTGCTTCGATGAGCTGGCCTCCGCGCATCTCGTCGACCGCGCCCCGGCTCCGGGGTCCTACCGGATGCACGACCTGCTCAGGGCCTACACCACCGAACTGGCTCACGACCGGCATTCGGCGGAGGAGCGCCGCGCCGCCCGCGCGAGACTGATCGACTACTACCTGTGCGCGGCAACGGCCGCGATGAACGTACTCGACCCCGATCCCGTCGTGCCCCGGCCGCAGCCTCCTTCGGACGATTACGCCCTTCCAGCGCTACCGGACAGGGAGACGGCGTTGTGGTGGCTGGACCACGAGCGCCCGAACCTGGTGGCGCTGGCGCGGTTCGCCGCCGCCGACGACCAGCCACACGTGCCGGTCCTGTTGTCGGGCATCCTCGCCGGCTACCTCCGCTCCTACCCCGAGGACGCGAACACGGTGCACGAACTGGCCCGCGCCGCGGCGTCCCGGCAGCACCGTCCCGCCCTGCTGTCGCGTAGCGGGCACGG